In one Silene latifolia isolate original U9 population chromosome 10, ASM4854445v1, whole genome shotgun sequence genomic region, the following are encoded:
- the LOC141607337 gene encoding uncharacterized protein LOC141607337: MPANQINNIRNNNIDNTNLLTQEIDEESPMFRRRRIDEQQGEAQQERPKPKSPTWKGEHAKSIVYGGLDAIVTCFSLISSISSGGKMSSVDVLVLGFANLVADGISMGFGDYVSSSTEKKMGDMEKDVTQWEVDNNGVSEMRNLVRRYRDLGMDPHDAATVVNIFSKYKNIMVEEEMMGQKGILPSNQDEKPWKSGLVTFTSFLLFGSAPLLSFIILIPFTNDDNIKFIGACILSALALALLGLAKAKISGEGYGFSALVTLCNGAIAAGTAYAIGWTLRNVAGLEEP; the protein is encoded by the exons ATGCCTGCAAATCAAATAAACAACATTAGAAATAATAATATTGATAATACCAACTTATTAACCCAAGAAATTGATGAAGAAAGCCCAATGTTTAGGAGGAGAAGAATAGATGAACAACAAGGAGAAGCCCAACAAGAACGGCCCAAGCCCAAAAGCCCAACATGGAAAGGAGAGCATGCAAAGAGTATAGTGTATGGAGGGTTAGATGCAATTGTTACTTGTTTTTCACTAATTTCGTCTATCTCAAGTGGTGGGAAGATGTCGTCGGTCGACGTACTCGTATTAGGGTTTGCTAATCTTGTAGCGGATGGGATATCGATGGGGTTTGGTGATTATGTTAGTAGTAGTACTGAAAAGAAGATGGGTGATATGGAGAAAGATGTAACTCAATGGGAAGTTGATAATAATGGTGTTTCGGAAATGAGAAATTTAGTTAGGCGGTATCGTGATCTTGGGATGGATCCTCATGATGCCGCTACG GTAGTAAACATATTTTCCAAGTACAAAAACATAATGGTAGAAGAAGAAATGATGGGACAAAAGGGAATTCTACCCTCAAACCAAGATGAAAAGCCATGGAAGAGCGGCCTAGTCACCTTCACTTCCTTCCTACTCTTCGGATCCGCCCCACTTCTTTCCTTCATCATCCTCATTCCGTTCACCAACGACGACAACATCAAATTCATAGGAGCATGCATCCTCTCTGCATTGGCCCTTGCTCTTCTCGGACTAGCCAAAGCGAAAATTTCTGGTGAAGGGTACGGTTTCTCGGCCCTGGTTACGCTTTGCAACGGTGCCATTGCGGCTGGCACGGCTTATGCTATCGGATGGACTCTTAGGAATGTGGCCGGCCTCGAAGAGCCTTGA